A DNA window from Halorubrum sp. DM2 contains the following coding sequences:
- a CDS encoding D-2-hydroxyacid dehydrogenase, whose amino-acid sequence MSDPDVLVLRQTIHGLGPEELTASLRERLPDATVARARTPAEERELIRTARIAVGLNIDEELLAAAEELELFACVFAGTGHLPREALADHGVAVTNASGVHGPNIAEHVVGSMIAHARQFHRAYRQQSRREWRTYETTEVYGSTVAVVGLGAIGQAVVDRLESFDVETVGVRYSPEKGGPTDEVYGFDEFHEAVADAEYVVLACPLTEATRGLVDADALRTMRPDAVLVNIARGPVVDTDALVTELRNNRIRGAALDVTDPEPLPEDHPLWGLSNATITPHNAGHTPEYYERVADILADNVARLDAGEDLRNRVV is encoded by the coding sequence ATGAGCGATCCAGACGTTCTGGTGCTTCGACAGACGATCCACGGACTCGGACCCGAAGAGCTGACGGCGTCGCTGCGGGAGCGGCTCCCGGACGCGACGGTGGCGCGGGCGCGGACCCCGGCCGAGGAGCGCGAGCTCATTCGGACCGCGCGGATCGCCGTCGGTCTCAACATCGACGAGGAACTGCTCGCCGCCGCCGAGGAGCTGGAGCTGTTCGCCTGCGTGTTCGCGGGCACGGGCCACCTCCCGCGGGAGGCGCTGGCCGACCACGGGGTCGCCGTGACGAACGCGTCCGGCGTCCACGGGCCGAACATCGCCGAACACGTCGTCGGGTCGATGATCGCGCACGCGCGTCAGTTCCACCGCGCGTACCGCCAGCAGTCCCGGCGCGAGTGGCGCACCTACGAGACGACAGAGGTGTACGGCTCGACGGTCGCGGTGGTCGGACTCGGGGCCATCGGACAGGCGGTCGTCGACCGGCTGGAGTCGTTCGACGTCGAGACGGTCGGCGTCCGCTACTCCCCCGAGAAGGGCGGTCCGACCGACGAGGTATACGGCTTCGACGAGTTCCACGAGGCCGTCGCCGACGCGGAGTACGTCGTGCTGGCGTGTCCGCTCACCGAGGCGACGCGGGGGTTGGTCGACGCCGACGCGCTCCGAACGATGCGGCCCGACGCCGTCTTGGTCAACATCGCCCGCGGTCCGGTCGTCGACACCGACGCCTTGGTGACGGAACTGCGGAACAACCGCATCCGCGGCGCGGCGCTCGACGTCACCGACCCGGAGCCGCTCCCGGAGGACCACCCGCTCTGGGGGCTGTCGAACGCGACGATCACGCCGCACAACGCCGGCCACACCCCCGAGTACTACGAGCGCGTCGCTGACATCCTCGCCGACAACGTCGCGCGACTCGACGCCGGCGAGGACCTGCGTAACCGCGTGGTTTGA
- a CDS encoding phosphate uptake regulator PhoU, whose protein sequence is METRKVQVTGGSTYTVSIPKTWATANDVEAGTEIEFHPDGDSLFLTPRSEVERTRGTLDITDLSGQALRRAVTTMYVSGFDVIELEAAEISTEQRSTIRDAVQSLVGLEVLEETRDRVVVQDLLDSSELSIHNAVTRMRLISLSMLEDAIAALAERDHDLARDVIGRDDDLDRLWLVVSRIFRATLRTPKAAEELGLPREECFDYHSSARQLERIGDHATKIAHLTLNIDDPLPDEVVEAVSDLHGDAVDVIDAAMDALFDDDTEAATRRANEARTGVRAIDERVRAIDELLRELDPTRAQLLGLVVDSVLRSADYGGNIAETALQKAAPTP, encoded by the coding sequence ATGGAAACGCGGAAGGTCCAGGTCACCGGCGGATCGACGTACACCGTTTCGATTCCGAAGACGTGGGCGACGGCCAACGACGTCGAGGCCGGGACGGAGATCGAGTTCCACCCGGACGGCGACTCGCTGTTTCTCACGCCGCGCTCGGAGGTGGAGCGGACGCGGGGGACGCTCGACATCACGGACCTGTCCGGGCAGGCGCTCCGCCGCGCGGTGACGACGATGTACGTCAGCGGCTTCGACGTCATCGAACTGGAGGCGGCCGAGATCAGCACCGAGCAGCGTTCGACGATCCGCGACGCGGTCCAGAGCCTCGTCGGGCTGGAGGTGTTAGAGGAGACGCGCGACCGCGTCGTCGTTCAGGACTTACTCGACTCCTCGGAGCTCTCCATCCACAACGCGGTCACGCGGATGCGGCTGATCTCCCTGTCGATGCTCGAAGACGCGATCGCCGCGCTCGCGGAGCGCGACCACGACCTCGCGCGCGACGTCATCGGTCGCGACGACGACCTCGACCGGCTGTGGCTCGTCGTCTCGCGGATCTTCCGCGCCACGCTGCGAACGCCGAAGGCCGCCGAGGAGCTCGGTCTCCCGCGCGAGGAGTGTTTCGACTACCACTCCAGCGCCCGCCAGTTGGAGCGGATCGGCGACCACGCGACGAAGATCGCGCACCTGACGCTGAACATCGACGACCCGCTCCCGGACGAGGTCGTCGAGGCGGTGAGCGACCTCCACGGCGACGCCGTCGACGTGATCGACGCGGCGATGGACGCGCTGTTCGACGACGACACCGAGGCGGCGACGCGCCGGGCGAACGAGGCCCGAACCGGCGTCAGGGCGATCGACGAGCGCGTCCGGGCCATCGACGAACTCCTCCGCGAACTCGATCCGACGCGCGCGCAACTGCTCGGGCTGGTCGTCGACTCCGTCCTCCGGTCGGCCGACTACGGCGGAAACATCGCCGAGACCGCGCTCCAGAAGGCCGCGCCGACACCGTGA
- a CDS encoding ubiquitin-like small modifier protein 1, with translation MELELRFFATFREAAGGKTVDAEFADGSTVGDVLRELESEYEGMAGRLIVDGELAPQINVLKNGREVLHLDGLDTPMADGDRLSVFPPVAGGA, from the coding sequence ATGGAACTGGAACTGCGGTTCTTCGCAACGTTTCGCGAGGCCGCCGGCGGGAAGACCGTCGACGCGGAGTTCGCCGACGGATCGACCGTCGGCGACGTTCTTCGAGAGCTGGAGTCGGAGTACGAGGGGATGGCGGGCCGCCTGATCGTCGACGGCGAGCTCGCGCCGCAGATAAACGTCCTGAAGAACGGTCGCGAGGTACTCCACCTCGACGGCCTCGACACGCCGATGGCGGACGGCGACCGCCTCTCCGTCTTCCCGCCGGTCGCGGGGGGCGCATGA
- a CDS encoding fumarylacetoacetate hydrolase family protein, giving the protein MRLARLLTPDGPVAGRYVDGTIVADDGRYEVGRDGRLLPPCDPSALYCVGRNYAETLDQMDYERPEEPDFFIKPPTSLLAHGEAIRYPEWTDELTYAGELVAVIGERCRDLEPDEVPEVVRGYTVMNDVDALDQQGRTARKAFDGSAPLGPWIETDVDPTDLDIETTVGGETRQDANTELMLFGPHEIVSYLSKRFTFEPGDCIPFGSPANPGLVEPGERVEITYEGVGTLSNTVVDPGAE; this is encoded by the coding sequence ATGCGACTCGCTCGACTGCTCACGCCCGACGGTCCCGTGGCCGGCCGCTACGTCGACGGCACGATCGTCGCCGACGACGGCCGCTACGAGGTCGGTCGCGACGGGCGGCTGCTCCCCCCGTGCGACCCGAGTGCGCTGTACTGCGTCGGCCGTAACTACGCGGAGACGCTCGACCAGATGGACTACGAGCGGCCCGAGGAGCCGGACTTCTTCATCAAGCCGCCGACGAGCCTGCTCGCGCACGGGGAGGCGATCCGGTATCCCGAGTGGACCGACGAACTGACCTACGCCGGCGAACTGGTGGCGGTGATCGGCGAGCGCTGCCGCGACCTCGAACCCGACGAGGTTCCAGAGGTCGTGCGCGGCTACACGGTCATGAACGACGTCGACGCGCTCGACCAACAGGGCCGGACCGCGCGCAAGGCGTTCGACGGGTCGGCACCGCTCGGACCGTGGATCGAGACCGACGTGGATCCGACGGACCTCGACATCGAGACCACCGTCGGCGGCGAGACGCGTCAGGACGCCAACACGGAGCTGATGCTGTTCGGACCACACGAGATCGTCTCGTACCTTTCGAAGCGATTCACCTTCGAACCGGGCGACTGTATCCCCTTCGGCAGCCCCGCAAACCCCGGTCTCGTCGAACCCGGCGAGCGCGTCGAGATCACTTACGAGGGGGTCGGAACCCTCTCGAACACGGTGGTCGATCCCGGCGCGGAGTGA
- a CDS encoding NADP-dependent malic enzyme, producing the protein MGLDDDAREYHRQDPPGKIAIETTKPTNTQRDLSLAYSPGVAAPCRDIAADPESVFEYTAKGNLVAVVSNGSAVLGLGDIGASASKPVMEGKGVLFKRFADIDVFDIELDIDSVDPFCEAVKAMEPTFGGINLEDIKAPECFKIEERLREEMDVPVFHDDQHGTAIISGAALMNAVDISDKELSELDIVFSGAGASAIATARFYVSLGAREENITMCDSSGIITEERVEAGDVNEYKSQFASPVEGGDLADAMEGADVFVGLSVGGIVSQEMVRSMAADPIIFAMANPDPEITYEDAKDARDDTVIMATGRSDYPNMVNNVLGFPFLFRGALDVRATEINEEMKAAAAEALADLARKDVPDAVVKAYGDDPLQFGPDYVIPKPLDPRVLFELAPRVAEAAMESGSARTEIDLEQYRERLEARLGKSREMMRVVLNKAKSDPKRIALAEGTDEKMIRAAYQLSEQGIAEPVLLGDADTISRTAAELGLSFQPEVVDPDNRDVSGYGERLYELRKRKGITKREADDLVERDTNYLGSVMVETGDVDAMLTGLTHHYPSALRPPLQIVGSAEDTDTVAGVYMLTFKNRVIFCADTTVNQDPDAETLAEVTRHTADLARRFNVEPRAAMLSYSNFGSVDNEGTRKPRDAVNILQSDDGVNFPVDGEMQADTAVVDDILNGTYEFSELDDAANVLVFPNLEAGNIGYKLLQRLGGAEAIGPMLVGMDQPVHVLQRGDEVKDIVNLASVAVVDAQE; encoded by the coding sequence ATGGGACTGGATGATGACGCGCGGGAGTACCACCGACAGGACCCGCCCGGAAAGATCGCGATCGAGACGACGAAACCCACGAACACGCAGCGAGACCTCTCGTTAGCCTACTCGCCGGGAGTCGCGGCCCCGTGCCGCGACATCGCGGCCGACCCCGAGTCGGTCTTCGAGTACACGGCGAAGGGGAACCTCGTCGCCGTCGTGTCCAACGGGTCCGCCGTCCTCGGGCTCGGGGACATCGGCGCGTCCGCGTCGAAGCCCGTCATGGAGGGGAAAGGCGTGCTGTTCAAGCGCTTCGCCGACATCGACGTGTTCGACATCGAACTCGACATCGACTCCGTCGATCCGTTCTGCGAGGCGGTGAAGGCGATGGAGCCAACGTTCGGCGGGATCAACTTAGAGGACATCAAGGCCCCTGAGTGCTTCAAAATCGAGGAGCGGCTCCGGGAGGAGATGGACGTGCCGGTGTTCCACGACGACCAGCACGGCACCGCGATCATCTCCGGCGCGGCGCTGATGAACGCGGTCGATATCTCCGACAAGGAGCTCTCCGAGCTCGACATCGTCTTCTCCGGTGCCGGCGCGTCCGCCATCGCGACGGCCCGGTTCTACGTCTCGCTCGGCGCGCGCGAGGAGAACATCACGATGTGTGACTCCTCCGGCATCATCACCGAGGAGCGCGTCGAGGCGGGCGACGTCAACGAGTACAAGAGCCAGTTCGCCAGTCCGGTCGAGGGCGGCGACCTCGCCGACGCCATGGAGGGTGCCGACGTGTTCGTCGGTCTCTCCGTCGGCGGAATCGTCTCGCAGGAGATGGTCCGCTCGATGGCCGCCGACCCGATCATCTTCGCGATGGCGAACCCCGACCCGGAGATCACCTACGAGGACGCGAAGGACGCCCGCGACGACACGGTGATCATGGCGACGGGGCGCTCGGACTACCCGAACATGGTGAACAACGTCCTCGGGTTCCCCTTCTTGTTCCGCGGCGCGCTCGACGTGCGCGCGACGGAGATCAACGAGGAGATGAAGGCGGCCGCCGCGGAGGCGCTCGCCGACCTCGCGCGCAAGGACGTCCCGGACGCGGTCGTGAAGGCGTACGGTGACGACCCGCTCCAGTTCGGTCCCGACTACGTCATTCCGAAGCCGCTCGACCCCCGGGTGCTGTTCGAGTTGGCCCCGCGCGTCGCGGAGGCCGCGATGGAGTCCGGGTCGGCACGGACCGAGATCGATCTGGAGCAGTACCGCGAGCGGCTCGAAGCCCGCTTAGGGAAGTCTCGGGAAATGATGCGGGTCGTGTTGAACAAAGCGAAGAGCGATCCGAAGCGGATCGCGCTCGCCGAGGGCACCGACGAGAAGATGATCCGCGCGGCCTATCAGCTCTCCGAGCAGGGGATCGCGGAGCCGGTGTTGCTCGGCGACGCCGACACCATCTCGCGGACCGCGGCCGAGCTCGGTCTCTCGTTCCAGCCCGAGGTCGTCGACCCCGACAACCGAGACGTCTCCGGGTACGGCGAGCGGCTGTACGAACTCCGCAAGCGCAAGGGGATCACGAAACGCGAGGCGGACGATCTGGTCGAGCGGGACACCAACTACCTCGGCAGCGTCATGGTGGAGACCGGCGACGTCGACGCGATGCTCACCGGACTCACGCACCACTACCCGTCGGCGCTTCGCCCACCGCTTCAGATCGTCGGATCGGCCGAGGACACGGATACTGTCGCCGGCGTCTACATGTTGACGTTCAAGAACCGGGTCATCTTCTGTGCCGACACGACGGTCAACCAGGACCCGGACGCAGAGACGCTGGCGGAGGTGACGCGCCACACCGCCGACCTCGCGCGACGGTTCAACGTCGAACCGCGCGCGGCGATGCTGTCGTACTCCAACTTCGGCAGCGTCGACAACGAGGGGACGCGGAAGCCGCGGGACGCGGTGAACATCCTCCAGTCGGATGATGGCGTCAACTTCCCCGTCGACGGCGAGATGCAGGCCGACACCGCGGTCGTCGACGACATCCTCAACGGGACCTACGAGTTTTCCGAACTCGACGACGCGGCGAACGTCCTCGTGTTCCCGAACCTCGAAGCCGGGAACATCGGGTACAAACTGCTTCAGCGCCTCGGCGGTGCCGAGGCCATCGGACCGATGCTCGTCGGCATGGACCAGCCGGTCCACGTGCTCCAGCGCGGCGACGAGGTGAAAGACATCGTCAACCTCGCCAGCGTCGCCGTCGTGGACGCACAGGAGTAG
- a CDS encoding MarR family transcriptional regulator yields the protein MEPSEDPGEATAPRVLDNRRDATRYRVLVEIAARQPAVSQEEIADVIGVTSQAVSDYVRDLVDGGYVEKRGRGRYEVTKEGVDWIITRTDALSEFVSRVSDDVLGSVDVDAAVAADAVEEGDEVGLVMRDGVLHAVPEGGSATAVVVTGGEAGEAVGVTEFEGVVEYDPGVVTVVPVPAVTEGDPPSSDVITDRAAAADLIAVGGTEAYALATRTGLRPDVRFGSATGVSQAALRGLNVLLLVSTDELSRHTTRLREDGVRYEVRDSLER from the coding sequence ATGGAACCGAGCGAGGATCCGGGCGAGGCGACCGCACCGCGAGTGCTCGACAACCGGCGCGATGCGACTCGATACCGAGTTCTCGTCGAGATCGCGGCGCGACAACCCGCCGTGAGCCAAGAGGAGATCGCGGACGTCATCGGCGTGACCTCACAGGCCGTGAGCGACTACGTCAGGGACTTAGTCGACGGCGGGTACGTGGAGAAGCGCGGTCGGGGTCGGTACGAGGTGACGAAGGAGGGTGTCGACTGGATCATCACGCGGACCGATGCCCTCTCGGAGTTCGTCTCTCGGGTGTCTGACGACGTCTTGGGAAGCGTCGACGTCGACGCTGCCGTCGCGGCCGACGCGGTCGAGGAGGGCGACGAGGTCGGCCTCGTGATGCGCGACGGCGTGTTACACGCCGTTCCCGAGGGCGGGTCGGCGACCGCCGTCGTCGTCACCGGTGGCGAGGCGGGGGAGGCGGTTGGCGTCACCGAGTTCGAGGGCGTCGTGGAGTACGACCCGGGCGTGGTGACGGTCGTTCCGGTCCCGGCGGTGACAGAAGGGGATCCCCCGTCCTCCGACGTCATTACGGACCGCGCCGCGGCGGCGGACTTGATTGCGGTCGGCGGGACGGAGGCGTACGCGCTCGCGACCCGGACCGGCCTCCGGCCGGATGTCCGGTTCGGGTCGGCAACGGGCGTCTCGCAGGCCGCCCTCCGCGGGCTGAACGTGCTGTTGCTCGTATCGACCGACGAACTCTCCCGACATACGACGCGACTCCGCGAAGACGGCGTGCGGTACGAGGTCCGAGACTCCCTCGAACGGTAG
- a CDS encoding orc1/cdc6 family replication initiation protein, whose product MDAADDLFTREDPIFANKELLEISHLPGEGRIVGRDDEIADLATAVNPAIFGQSPSNVLIYGKTGTGKSLCAKYVSKRLVSTASEEGVTATFAYVDCAQDTTETQAVQTIAEGVNDPEETGINVPDKGLSTSTYYKRLWRILDQRYDVVLILLDEIDKLDDDAILMQLSRAGEAGKITDCKLGVVGISNKIQYKDRMDERVKSSLCEREFVFPPYDANQLREIMQARADAFHDDVLEPSTIPRAAALAAREHGDARKAIDILRYAGEIAQANGEPTVREEFVTQARERAETDRFRELIRGSTPHSRYVLQALALLSLSNGRQDGFRTSRVYEIYENICRQEGSDSLSLRRVRDLLKEHAFLDIIEQSKHSGGSAEGSYTKHQLLEDPSVVKEVLTEDADA is encoded by the coding sequence ATGGACGCAGCGGACGACCTCTTCACGAGAGAGGACCCCATCTTCGCGAACAAGGAACTCCTCGAGATCAGCCACCTCCCGGGCGAGGGGCGTATCGTCGGTCGAGATGACGAGATAGCCGACCTGGCGACGGCGGTCAACCCGGCCATCTTCGGGCAGAGTCCGAGCAACGTGCTCATCTACGGGAAGACGGGCACCGGCAAATCGCTGTGTGCGAAGTACGTCTCGAAGCGGCTCGTTTCGACAGCCAGCGAGGAGGGCGTCACGGCGACGTTCGCCTACGTCGATTGCGCCCAAGACACTACGGAGACGCAGGCGGTCCAGACCATCGCCGAGGGTGTCAACGACCCCGAGGAAACCGGTATCAACGTTCCCGACAAAGGGCTCTCGACGTCCACGTACTACAAGCGCCTCTGGCGAATCCTCGATCAGCGATACGACGTGGTCTTGATCCTCCTCGACGAGATCGATAAACTCGACGACGACGCCATCCTGATGCAGCTGTCCCGCGCCGGCGAGGCCGGAAAGATCACCGACTGTAAGCTCGGTGTCGTCGGGATCAGCAACAAGATCCAGTACAAAGACCGGATGGACGAACGGGTCAAATCGAGCCTGTGTGAACGCGAGTTCGTCTTCCCGCCGTACGACGCGAATCAACTCCGGGAAATCATGCAAGCGCGCGCGGACGCCTTCCACGACGATGTCCTCGAACCGTCGACGATCCCCCGTGCCGCTGCGCTCGCCGCACGCGAACACGGCGACGCCCGGAAGGCGATCGACATCCTCCGGTACGCTGGCGAGATCGCTCAGGCGAACGGTGAACCCACGGTCCGCGAGGAGTTCGTCACGCAGGCGCGCGAGCGAGCGGAGACCGACCGGTTCCGAGAGCTCATCCGCGGATCCACGCCGCACTCACGGTACGTCCTCCAGGCGCTTGCGCTGTTGTCGCTCTCGAACGGCCGGCAGGACGGGTTCCGAACGAGCCGGGTGTACGAGATATACGAGAACATCTGTCGACAGGAGGGTTCTGACAGCCTCTCGCTCCGGCGTGTCCGCGACCTCTTGAAGGAACACGCGTTCCTAGACATCATCGAACAGTCGAAACACAGCGGCGGCAGCGCCGAGGGCAGCTACACGAAACACCAGCTTCTGGAGGATCCGAGCGTCGTGAAAGAGGTACTCACCGAAGACGCGGACGCGTAA
- a CDS encoding TATA-box-binding protein has protein sequence MTNPADSIEIQNVVASTGIGQELDLEALAEDLPGADFNPDNFPGLVYRTQEPKAAALIFRSGKIVCTGAKSIDDVHEALGIIFEKLRGLQIPVEDDPEITVQNIVSSADLGHNLNLNALAIGLGLEDVEYEPEQFPGLVYRMDEPEVVILLFGSGKIVITGGKRTDDAEEAVEEIVERIEGLGLLG, from the coding sequence ATGACGAACCCTGCAGACTCGATCGAGATTCAAAACGTTGTTGCATCGACGGGTATCGGTCAGGAGCTCGATTTGGAGGCGCTCGCGGAGGACCTCCCGGGCGCGGATTTCAACCCCGACAACTTCCCCGGCCTCGTGTACCGGACCCAAGAGCCGAAGGCGGCCGCACTCATCTTCCGTTCGGGCAAGATCGTCTGCACGGGCGCGAAGAGCATCGACGACGTCCACGAGGCGCTCGGCATTATCTTCGAGAAGCTCCGGGGGCTCCAGATCCCCGTCGAAGACGATCCGGAGATCACCGTTCAGAACATCGTGTCGAGCGCGGATCTCGGGCACAACCTCAACCTCAACGCCCTCGCGATTGGTCTCGGTCTCGAGGACGTGGAGTACGAGCCGGAGCAGTTCCCCGGACTCGTCTACCGGATGGACGAGCCCGAGGTAGTCATTCTCCTCTTCGGGAGCGGAAAGATCGTCATCACGGGCGGCAAACGCACCGATGACGCGGAGGAGGCGGTCGAAGAGATCGTCGAACGTATCGAAGGACTCGGGCTGCTCGGCTGA